In Erwinia pyrifoliae DSM 12163, the genomic window AAAACCTTCTTCGATTTTTTCATCATTAGTTGAATCAGTCCGGACGGTGGGAGGTGCTGTGGGTAACTCATTCGCCCTAAGTTTAGCTAAATCAATATTGCTCTGTACATTTAGCTTATGTGCATCGGAATTACCGCTGACACTCTGATGTGGCTTAACGTTGTTAACTCTGTGTGTTTCATCCGGGGTACGCTTCGGTAACAGAAGGACACGCTTGGAATCTGACGAATTTTTTCTGGTTTTCGCTACCCACCATGTGAGTGACGTTTTATGAATGCCCTCTTCCTTTGCAACCTGACTGATAATCTTTTTTTCGTTACTTATCTCGCGGGGGTTTTGCTGCTGTGAGCAGAGTTCGTTCACCCTATCAACACAATGCTTTTTTAGAGCAAATGTTGAGCGAAAACGGCTCCGTGTAGCTATCTCACTGATATTATTCTTATTAATCTTCTCTCTGGCACCACCCGACCCATTCTCCCAGTGGTAGACTGTTCGATAATTAAGACCATGTTCTTTTGCCACTTGCCAAACTGTTTTGGTGGACAGCTCCTCTTTAATGTTTTTAACAAATTCAGGGTCATATCTCTGTCTGCGATAAATCTCTGGCTCACTGGGATGGGATGACGAAGATTGTGCAGCCTGAGCAGGCTGTACTGACGCCAGATTGTTTATCAAGCGTGTTCCATCCTGGACAGTTTTCATATACTCATTAGCTGGCAGCAGATAAACCGATCCATTCTGAACCCCGCTTATCCGGTTAAGAACGCTGTTATGCGGGACTGCCCGTGAACTTTGGCTCATCCAGCCGCTGATATCATTCCCATGAGGTGGCTGCAATTTAATAGGAGTAAACATTAATTTTCCTGAGTGAACGAGATACCAGTACTACTTATATACACGATATC contains:
- a CDS encoding formate--tetrahydrofolate ligase produces the protein MFTPIKLQPPHGNDISGWMSQSSRAVPHNSVLNRISGVQNGSVYLLPANEYMKTVQDGTRLINNLASVQPAQAAQSSSSHPSEPEIYRRQRYDPEFVKNIKEELSTKTVWQVAKEHGLNYRTVYHWENGSGGAREKINKNNISEIATRSRFRSTFALKKHCVDRVNELCSQQQNPREISNEKKIISQVAKEEGIHKTSLTWWVAKTRKNSSDSKRVLLLPKRTPDETHRVNNVKPHQSVSGNSDAHKLNVQSNIDLAKLRANELPTAPPTVRTDSTNDEKIEEGFARCFQHIERWLNK